The region CAGATGTAGAAATTGTAACTGCCCGTTCTAGTGGTGCTGGCGGACAAAATGTAAATAAAGTAGAAACCAAAGTTCAATTAACACATAAACCAACAGGAATTCAGATTTCATGCTCTAATTCTCGCTCGCAGCATGATAATAGGGCTACAGCTATGAAAATGTTGAAATCTCAATTGTATGAAATTGAGTTGCAAAAACAGCAAGCTGCAAGAGACGAAATTGAATCTGGGAAATTAAAAAATGAATGGGGTAGCCAAATTCGTAACTACGTGATGCATCCTTATAAGTTGGTAAAAGATGTAAGAACAGGATACGAAACAGGAAATGTAGATAATGTTATGAATGGAGATATCAATCCGTTTTTAAAATCTTACTTGATGTTACATGGACAGAAAGAGTAGCCCATCTTAATCTTCCCAAAGGGAAGAGATACTCTTGTGTTAAAAATATAAAATTGAATACGAATTCATCTTTATGAAATAATTTTTAAATCAATTTACCTTTAAACTTTCCTAATAATTTAAGAAAAAAATGACAAAATCAGACAAATTCTCCCCTTTGGGAGAAAGGGGACTTCTAATATATCACAATCCACGTTGTAGAAAATCTAGAGAAGGATTAGAAATTTTAAAAAATTCAGGAAAAGAATTTGAAATTATTAAATATTTAGAGGTAGTTCCTTCTGAAAAGGAATTAACAGAAATCATCCATATATTAGGGATCTCTCCTATTCAATTAGTTCGGAAAAATGAGAAAATTTGGAAAGACAATTTTAAAGGGAAAGAATTGTCTGATGCCGAAATTATTAAAGCAATGATTGAAAATCCAAAGTTAATAGAGCGCCCTATTATTATCAATAACAACCGAGGAGTTATAGGCAGACCGCCAGAAACTATTTTAGAAATCATCTAAATAACAGCTACTAAAATTGTTTAACTTTATTTTAACTCGATTAAACTAAACTAAAGGTCAAATTTGTAGTCTTAATTTAAAACTTAATTAGATTTGACTAAAAGATTTACTATAGTGTTGTTTTGTTTATTCTCAATTTCTTTATTGACGGCTCAACAACGAGAAACAAAGAGTGAAATTTTAATAACAGGTAAAATTGTGGATGCAAATTCCAATCAACCTTTAGAATACGCAACCATTGTTTTAAAGAATACGGTAACTCAGAAAATTTCTGGAGGAATTACCGATGAAACTGGAAGTTTTAAAATTAAAACTCCTAAAGGAACCTACGAGATTAGTGCTGAATTTATTTCATTCAAATCAAAAAAATACCCAAAACAAAGCATTACAAAAGATTTAGATTTAGGTGTCATTAAACTTTCTGAGGATACTGCTAGTTTAAATGAAGTAGTGATTATTGCAGAAAAAACAACCGTAGACATTCGTTTAGATAAAAAAGTCTTTAATATTGGTAAAGATTTATCCATTAGAGGCGGAAATGCGAGTGATGTTTTAGGAAATGTTCCTTCTGTTCAAGTGGATGTTGAAGGAACTGTGAGTTTGCGTGGAAATGAAAATGTAACTATTTTAATTGATGGTAGACCAAGTGCACTCGTAGGTATGAACGGAGCGGATGCTTTAAGACAGATTCCTGCGGAGGCTATTGAAAAAGTAGAGGTAATAACCTCTCCATCTGCAAGATATGATGCAGAAGGTACCGCGGGAATTCTAAACATTATTTTAAGAAAAAATAAGTTGGTTGGCTTTAACGGTTCTTTACAACTAGATTTAGGAATGCCTGAAAGAGTAGGAACCGCTTTTAATGCGAATTGGAGGACAGAAAAATGGAATCTTTTCACGAATACAGGATTTCGCTACAATGAAACACCTGGTAATGCTTTTACTGACGCCAGCTATTTGCAACCAACAGCAAGAAATGCTAGAGTTGTAGAACAACGAAATTTTGGCAGATTAGGCAGGTCTTTATTTACAAGTTTTGGTGCGGAATATTACCTAAATAAAAGTTCTAGCATTATTGGAAATATCGTTTTTAATAGTGGTAATGATGATGATGTTAATACCAATGATATCAACAGATTTAACGGCCAAGGAGCTATCAATGAAGCAACACTAAGGACAGAAAGCGAAGGTGAAGATGAAGAACGGATTCAATACACCTTAGATTATGTCAATAATTTTGATGATTCAGGTAAAAAACTATCCATTAATTTACAATATTCTACAGAAGTTGAAGATGTTTTAAACAATATTACAGAAGTAGATACACAAGTAAATCTTTTAAACGACTTAGAGCAAGTTCTCGAAG is a window of Polaribacter litorisediminis DNA encoding:
- the arsC gene encoding arsenate reductase (glutaredoxin) (This arsenate reductase requires both glutathione and glutaredoxin to convert arsenate to arsenite, after which the efflux transporter formed by ArsA and ArsB can extrude the arsenite from the cell, providing resistance.), coding for MTKSDKFSPLGERGLLIYHNPRCRKSREGLEILKNSGKEFEIIKYLEVVPSEKELTEIIHILGISPIQLVRKNEKIWKDNFKGKELSDAEIIKAMIENPKLIERPIIINNNRGVIGRPPETILEII
- a CDS encoding outer membrane beta-barrel family protein, which gives rise to MTKRFTIVLFCLFSISLLTAQQRETKSEILITGKIVDANSNQPLEYATIVLKNTVTQKISGGITDETGSFKIKTPKGTYEISAEFISFKSKKYPKQSITKDLDLGVIKLSEDTASLNEVVIIAEKTTVDIRLDKKVFNIGKDLSIRGGNASDVLGNVPSVQVDVEGTVSLRGNENVTILIDGRPSALVGMNGADALRQIPAEAIEKVEVITSPSARYDAEGTAGILNIILRKNKLVGFNGSLQLDLGMPERVGTAFNANWRTEKWNLFTNTGFRYNETPGNAFTDASYLQPTARNARVVEQRNFGRLGRSLFTSFGAEYYLNKSSSIIGNIVFNSGNDDDVNTNDINRFNGQGAINEATLRTESEGEDEERIQYTLDYVNNFDDSGKKLSINLQYSTEVEDVLNNITEVDTQVNLLNDLEQVLEDQDENSALLQIDYVHPVGENIQYEAGYRGNYRDIFNSFYLAERQDFLNNGPLVPDTGLNNSFSYEEFVNAAYFQYGQKFNKISFLGGLRYEYTSIEIVQETSTTTDNRSYGNLFPTLNLGFEFKDGENITLGYNRRIRRPRGRNLNPFPSRSSESNQYSGNVGLNPVITDAFDVGYLKRWDKFTLSTSLYYNISNDNWERIQEDTGEITDNGDPVTNRFPINLSTEERVGFEFTLNYRPFKVWNINSDFNLFNVKSDGDYTNQTTNVTQSFDFENTAFFIRLNQKITLPGKTDLQINTNYRGPSQNAQTKSEGIFSMNIAASKDLFNEKASLSLNFSDVFNSRISQRTTNLPGFLEQYSEFQWREPQVRISFVYRFNQQKKKGQGGREDNGGEDFEG